A window of the Salvelinus alpinus chromosome 3, SLU_Salpinus.1, whole genome shotgun sequence genome harbors these coding sequences:
- the LOC139571495 gene encoding histone-lysine N-methyltransferase PRDM9-like — protein MSEEVIIVEWAETGASEEGCQAQLITDNASAVLPDSLVQNILVNTVVQGQEEDHPLLDDNGNDLYCEECHASYKDQCDIQGGLSFMLDSPTPVGLPQRALLTLPHGLVVGRSSIPGAGLGVLNQGAIVAPGMHFGPCEGEVTTRDSAVTSDYSWEVWNSKGESEYIDSARDTHSNWMRYVNCARNVEEGNLIALQYRGIVFFHCCRSILPGDELLFWPGGRFIDRFRDPSDQIWLRKSTPSEVNTNLSSQVFLCCQCQLSFTTETYIQRHKEQLHPLDLSPASALSDLENHLSNSNMNPDPMSSSVRELGYRCPQRPKSFKQKGHVQRTMRAVHSNVRPYCCPQCRKCFAQGYDLASHQLRVHPRKKKPGVVEVRGEEVRGESSLPPPSDSAWEPEPPSNDQPTETQTGRASSQRLRNLRVKSTRNSKAKTKANTPKQRETSTKKRFHSDPNPDALDMEVERREAVGEAQYSCIDCQGTFSNPESLKVHQCIRVVVGPPPYSCSTCRVTFKRYTTLKKHKVNKHPKENMLYCCTHCGRFFSQAAGLQHHLDAEVCKDIRLSTKAVPCSYCQFSFTEERYLRKHVKRHHPDEHVSQAIGLGSGLIQSEQKAGDAGEVHLCLQCGKSYEHVQSFKAHQCFQSDAAKLHLCNDCGKGFSCFYSLKQHQRIHTGEKPYRCSYCEKCFSHSGHLNVHVRIHTGEKSFLCTECGESFRQSGDLKRHERKHTGVKPCTCPECGKSFSRPQSLKAHLMLHNGERQYKCDQCGKSFSRNYHLTRHHEKTHS, from the exons ATGTCTGAAGAAGTGATCATCGTGGAGTGGGCAGAGACTGGTGCATCAGAAGAGGGATGTCAAGCCCAACTCATTACAGACAACGCCTCTGCAG TGTTGCCCGACAGCCTGGTCCAGAATATATTGGTGAACACTGTGGTACAAGGCCAAGAGGAGGATCATCCACTACTAGATGACAACGGCAATGACCTCT attgtGAGGAGTGTCATGCCTCCTACAAAGACCAGTGTGATATCCAAGGTGGTCTGTCCTTCATGCTGGACTCTCCCACACCAGTGGGCTTACCCCAGAGGGCCCTCCTCACCCTACCCCATGGGCTGGTGGTGGGCAGGTCCAGTATCCCTGGGGCAGGCCTGGGGGTTCTAAACCAAGGAGCAATTGTGGCCCCGGGAATGCACTTTGGCCCCTGTGAGGGGGAGGTGACTACCAGGGACAGCGCAGTAACAAGTGACTACTCCTGGGAG GTCTGGAACAGTAAGGGTGAATCTGAGTACATTGATTCTGCAAGAGACACTCATTCCAACTGGATGAG GTATGTTAACTGTGCTCGTAATGTAGAGGAGGGTAATCTCATAGCACTCCAGTACAGGGGGATTGTTTTCTTCCACTGCTGCCGCTCTATCCTCCCAGGAGATGAGCTCCTGTTTTGGCCTGGGGGGCGATTCATCGACAGGTTTAGGGACCCCTCTGACCAAATCTGGCTCCGAAAGAGCACCCCTTCAG AGGTTAATACAAATTTATCGTCTCAGGTTTTCCTCTGCTGTCAGTGCCAGCTTTCtttcaccactgagacctacaTCCAAAGACATAAAGAGCAATTACACCCTCTGGACCTATCACCTGCGTCTGCACTGAGTGACCTTGAAAATCACCTTTCTAACAGTAACATGAACCCAGACCCTATGTCGTCCTCTGTCCGTGAGTTGGGCTACCGGTGCCCTCAGCGTCCTAAGAGCTTTAAGCAGAAGGGCCACGTCCAGAGAACCATGCGAGCTGTCCACTCCAACGTCAGACCCTACTGCTGCCCCCAGTGCAGGAAGTGTTTCGCTCAGGGGTACGACCTGGCAAGTCACCAGCTACGAGTTCACCCAAGGAAGAAGAAGCCTGGAGtggtagaggtcagaggtgaggAGGTCAGAGGTGAGAGTTCGCTCCCGCCTCCTTCTGACAGCGCCTGGGAACCCGAGCCTCCGTCCAATGATCAACCTACAGAGACCCAGACAGGGAGAGCTTCCTCACAGAGACTGAGGAACCTCAGGGTAAAGTCCACCAGGAACTCTAAAGCCAAAACTAAGGCAAACACACCGAAACAAAGAGAAACCAGTACCAAGAAGAGGTTCCATTCAGATCCCAATCCAGATGCTCTGGacatggaggtggagaggagagaggctgtaGGAGAGGCACAGTACAGCTGCATTGATTGTCAGGGAACCTTCAGCAACCCAGAGTCCCTTAAAGTCCATCAGTGCATCCGGGTCGTGGTGGGGCCACCGCCGTACTCTTGCTCTACATGCAGGGTTACCTTCAAACGGTACACCACCCTGAAGAAGCACAAGGTCAACAAGCACCCGAAGGAAAATATGCTTTATTGCTGCACCCACTGTGGGAGGTTCTTCAGTCAGGCTGCCGGTCTACAGCACCACCTGGATGCAGAGGTATGTAAGGACATCCGGCTGAGCACTAAAGCTGTTCCTTGCTCCTACTGCCAGTTCTCCTTCACCGAGGAGAGGTACCTCCGGAAGCACGTTAAGAGACACCACCCTGATGAGCATGTCTCTCAGGCCATAGGCCTGGGCTCAGGGCTAATTCAGTCGGAGCAGAAGGCTGGAGATGCAGGAGAAGTTCACCTGTGTTTGCAGTGTGGAAAGAGCTACGAGCACGTTCAAAGCTTCAAAGCTCACCAGTGTTTCCAGTCAGACGCAGCCAAACTGCACTTGTGCAATGACTGTGGGAAAGGTTTCTCTTGTTTCTACAGCCTTAAGCAGCATCAGCGGATTCACACGGGAGAGAAGCCATACCGCTGCTCTTACTGTGAGAAGTGTTTTAGCCACTCTGGACATCTGAATGTGCACGTGaggatacacacaggggagaaatcttTCCTGTGTACTGAGTGTGGAGAGAGTTTCCGTCAGTCTGGGGATCTGAAGCGCCATGAGAGAAAACACACTGGGGTGAAACCATGTACCTGTCCTGAATGTGGGAAAAGCTTCAGTCGACCTCAGAGTCTGAAAGCTCACCTGATGCTGCACAACGGAGAGAGACAGTACAagtgtgatcagtgtgggaaaaGTTTTTCACGAAATTATCACCTGACGAGACACCATGAAAAGACACATTCATAA